CTACTGGCATGTGGCAGTTTATGGAGCAAACGGCTAGACTGCATGGTCTAAAGGTAGGACAGTATGTCGATGAGAGAAAAGATCCAGTAGAGTCTACTGTTGCAGCTACAAATTATCTAAGATCACTGAAAAATCAATTTGGTAAGTGGTATCTAGCAGCTATGGCTTATAACTGCGGCGATGGTGCGTTAAAAAGAGCTATACAAAAAGCTGGCACAGATGATCTTGTAACACTTCTTGATGCGGAGAAAAAATACCTTCCAGCCGAAACTAGAAATTTTGTTATTAAAATTTTAAGAGCAGCGTATACCGCAAAAGACGCGGACTTCTTGATGTCTAAAGATTCATCTTTGTTAAACATAAACGGAGGACTAAAGCTTGTAAAAGTAAAAGTACCTGGCGGTACAAATTTAGCTCAAATAGGCGATAGTATCGGCCTTAGTACAAAAAAGATGAAAAATAACAACCCGCATTTAAAATTTGTATTTACTCCACCAACTCTAAAAGATTATTATGTTTATATCCCTGAAAATAAAAAGCAGCTTTTTGCAGAAAATTTCAAGCCATTTAACGGTAAAAATAATTTTTATACCTACGTTGTAAAAAAAGGCGAAACATTACTTTCTATCTCTAAAAAAACAGGTGTTAGTCATAGAGCGATCAAGGACTACAACGAGCTTAGCACAAATGCCGTAAGCTATAATCAAAAACTAATTATTCCATTTTCTGCCCAAAATAAATCTCAAAACTATATAGTTCAAACTGGTGATACGATAGCTTCTTTATCTAAAAAATTTAATGTAAGCGAAAAAGATTTAAAAGATGCAAATTCTTTTGCTAGTTCAAATTTAAATGTTGGAGCAAATATTGTCATACCATAAGAGCCTAAAATTTTATATAGGGCTAAGTTTTACTCTTCTAGTTACTGGTTGCTCTTGGAACGGGGCACCATTTACACCAAGTGGCCCAACTAATGTAAAGGGCAACAATTCAGCTTCTATCCAAAAAGCAACAATGAGACCTTACACTATAAATGGCAAAACATACTACCCAACCGTTGTAAGCGTGGGTGATA
This genomic interval from Campylobacter concisus contains the following:
- a CDS encoding lytic transglycosylase domain-containing protein; its protein translation is MKAMLKIFLIFACSTLLLANTPEKSSYDTQVKILKELDIDASFMKTSHYAKMRQGIKQSQLETFTEALKNGYMYIPMVKEQIKKSGVPESFFYLAMIESGFSNHTVSNAKATGMWQFMEQTARLHGLKVGQYVDERKDPVESTVAATNYLRSLKNQFGKWYLAAMAYNCGDGALKRAIQKAGTDDLVTLLDAEKKYLPAETRNFVIKILRAAYTAKDADFLMSKDSSLLNINGGLKLVKVKVPGGTNLAQIGDSIGLSTKKMKNNNPHLKFVFTPPTLKDYYVYIPENKKQLFAENFKPFNGKNNFYTYVVKKGETLLSISKKTGVSHRAIKDYNELSTNAVSYNQKLIIPFSAQNKSQNYIVQTGDTIASLSKKFNVSEKDLKDANSFASSNLNVGANIVIP